The Vitis vinifera cultivar Pinot Noir 40024 chromosome 3, ASM3070453v1 region TAATCATGTCAATTCTTGTATGCATGAGAACTTTGCTAAGaagttttattatattatttgtttaggACTTAACTTTTTCTGTCTAGAAGTAGTTGATCTCTTGCACCGTTTAACACCTCTCTATATCATTAAGCATGTTACTCTCAAATACTATGGGATGTATATCTTGCATTAGAACTCTTATAGCAAAGTCAAAGGTATTCATATGAACTTCAAATACCTTGTTATAGTTTGATAGTGCCAATATTGGCTCCTTAGTCACAATCTTTTAAATCTTTAACGGTTTGTTGGCATTTATCATCTTATTCCcttactttgtttttctttaatagGTTTTCACTATCATTTTTGAATAACCTCAAAAGAACCATCAATAGTAATTCATTATGACACCCTTGTAGGCTAATCCTATTATCAGATGGTCTTTAGCTTACTTTCTTCCATCATCAACATTCCATCCTTTACGAGTTCTTAATGGTGTCATTTGGACTCATCAATGCACTAGCTACATTTTGCTCATTAATGAATATGATCTTTTTTTCCATACTTGAATGAATTTGTAGTTGTTATTTGTAAGACTAGTTATTTACAACCATTTACCTTAAAAGAAACATGTAGAGAACACATAAGAAATTAAGGTCTTCAAATTATTAAGACAAAATCAGttctatataaaaaagaagaaatgttCATTTTCTAAGGAGagcttctattttttaaaaattgaaagctTATGAACTACGGTAAGTATTTTGTTTACtatatttttagaagaatttcttaaaagaatagatgagtaattttcttatttcataaaatttttaaagtttaaatatttatgtgaattttttttaatgaagccTAACTTattgaagctttttttttttggtaaaaactAGTTTCAAGAACTTAATAATTATGTGTTGAACTAAAAGAATGTAAAAAAGCTTTTACTAAAACAAGATTCTTTGCTTTGGTTATTGacttttggtaaaaaaaaaaatatatatttcttaaacttGATTAAATGCTTCTATCTCTCCTTGAATAATTCTATTAAACGAAAGTCCAAAGGACCCAAGAATAAACTTACATAGAACTTAGGATTATGTCTCAGTGATGGGAGTTTAAAGCAactaagaataaacttagaacctaggatgTCGTTCTACTGATAAAAGTCCAAAGTAAttaagaataaacttagatagaacttaGGATAACATCCCAATAACGAGAGTTTAAAGCAATTAAGAATAAACTTAGAACATATGATGACTTTGCAATGATGAGAATccgaatgaattaaaaataaacttagataAAACTTAGGATGACGTTTCAATGATAAGAGTCCAAAACAACTAAGAATAAATTTAGGTAAAACTTAGAATGACGTTGCAATGATGAGAGTTCAAAAGAGCTAAGTATAATAAACTTggataaaacctaggatgatGTCCCAATGACAGGAGttcaaaggaactaagaataaaCTCATGAAAGCCACAAACATATTGTAGGCCTTAAAAGCCACATTTGgattcatataaaatttattttatatttcataaaacTTTCATatataatatctttaaaaattatggtTATTATAAGTTTTGTTTAGGTTATTTGTGGTTAttgaaaagtattaaggaaaaaaaaaatgttaagaaaaatgattttttaaaatttggttgtattatgaaaaatataaaaaaaatttaaatataattaaaatttgttaaaaaactTATAATTATAAGTTGCTTTTGTTAAATCAAATTGAAGGGTGGTATAATATCAATCTATTTCCAACATCATATCCATAGTTAGTAGCTCCAATCCGCTccgtatttttaaattatttattttttgaaatagtatattatcttttgatgatggagagaaagagaaagaaaaatgaaaaaaaaaatcatttcaataaaaagaaaaaattgattaaatttttgGTACTAAAAAGGAGGTCATCATACGTAAGTCGATCGTAATAAAGTGAAGTATGAGTTTGTAAACGAATAATTGGATATTTAACATATCTTTTACCTCTACTTTCCCACCTTCTGTTGCAGTTCAAATCGCACCACTTACTCCTAGTCAAATTTCATggctttaaaaaaacataaacagaCAGAATATATAGGTCCATGCAGTTGGTCGACTCCTGAGAGAGTCTTCCACACTTAGTGTATATAAATTCAAACACATTTATCACTGTGTATGACAGAGAAGGGTTTGAAACCAGAGGGCCAAAGTGGAGGCCTCGCCCAACTCAAGAAATTCACCAccatatttgattattttccaTGTCCGACCAACCCCATTCTGCAAAAAGGCGATATCCTGCTGGTCCGCACTAGTCCAACTCCGGTATTTAAACCCCCACAAACTCATGCCTCCATTCATTGCAACTACCAGCTTTCAGTTTCTGATTCAAGATTCATTTGAGGAAGAGAGGAAGCCAGCAAAGCGATGGGTTTCACTTCTGGACAAGGAGTAGTCACCTTACTGGTGTTAACTGCTTCCCTGTTAGCGGTCGGTATGGCAAACAGACCCATTGCAGGTAAGCCTGCAAATCACTGGAATTCCGGCTTCAATCACAGCATTTGGGGTCCCAGAAACAATCCTTTCCACCCCAATAATACCCGGCCTCCCAAGAAGTTCATCGTCGGTGGATCGGAGCGCTGGCGCTACGGCTTTAACTACACTGATTGGGCTCTCAAGAATGGACCCTTCTACATTAACGATACTCTGGGTGAGTTTTATATCTATATCATCAACAATACTTCCATTTTTGATActtaagaagaaaatgaaataaccCTCTGTATTAATTGTTAATATGATGCTGGGTTCAGTGTTCAAGTATGATCCTCCAAACAGCACCACATTTCCTCACAGCGTATACTTGTTGCCAAACTTTGGGAGCTTCCTGACGTGCGACCTGAGTAGAGCCAAGCAAGTGGCTACGGTGGCGCAAGGAGGCAGCAAGGGgtttgagtttgtgctaaagaaCTTGTGGCCTCACTACTTCGCCTGCGGGGAACACAATGGGCTGCACTGCAAAGAGGGAATGATGAAGTTCTCTGTGATGCCGCTATTTCGTCCCTGCCATGGCTGATCATGAATGGAGAATGGCTAGGGAAGATGCagtgcttcttcttcttcttcttgtgtgtttttttgcttaatttccATGTTctgaattttaaagaaataaagagtTTTCAGACTCAACAGTTGTAGGATATACAGCAATAGAAAAATGTAATGGTTTGTTTACACGTCCGACAGAAAAGATATACAAATTTTATAACTGTTTTTGTATTAATCAAGAATAATCAacttttttgtttaatataattaaattaaaattggcatttctttcattattttttataataataaaaaaaaacaaagggttaaaaagtttttgaaaactattctttgatattttatagaacaaaattttgtttaaaaatttaaaatatatttaaatatgttttaaatagataatattttatttttaataattctatatgttaatataattattttttaaaacaatctttataaaataagtgaaaataataaaaaacaagtaaaagacattatttgaaaatacactatttttttgttattgagaataaaaaataaaaaacaattttcaattctAAGCTCACAAACAAATCcaacactttttaaaaaattttcaaacttcttttgactttttattattatttaaccaaataaaaaactataacTGTTTTTGTATTAATCAAGAATAATCAACttatttgtttaatataattaaattaaaattgacatttctttcattattt contains the following coding sequences:
- the LOC100248603 gene encoding uncharacterized protein LOC100248603 — encoded protein: MGFTSGQGVVTLLVLTASLLAVGMANRPIAGKPANHWNSGFNHSIWGPRNNPFHPNNTRPPKKFIVGGSERWRYGFNYTDWALKNGPFYINDTLVFKYDPPNSTTFPHSVYLLPNFGSFLTCDLSRAKQVATVAQGGSKGFEFVLKNLWPHYFACGEHNGLHCKEGMMKFSVMPLFRPCHG